In Gemmatimonadota bacterium, a single genomic region encodes these proteins:
- a CDS encoding ATP-dependent helicase, whose translation MSDPRVYSRSSEVTPPAHNLAAELNPEQAAAATFGPGPLLIIAGAGTGKTRTLVYRVAHLIEQGVAPERILLLTFTRRAAQEMIQRAERLVGSASRHVAGGTFHGTGHRLLRRFGAAAGIASDFTIMDQGDAEDLMQLSRAQLGLGDTKKRFPKKETLHYIYSRHVNTEFAVDDILRDEYPQFVDYREDIARVFADYTDRKAGRNLVDYDDLLLFWQAMLESAPALADRIAGLYDHVLVDEYQDTNILQARVLKGMCRSHRNITVVGDDAQSIYSFRGASFRNILDFPREFPGTTIVTLEQNYRSTQPILDVTNTLISRAEERFTKNLWTRREGGEKPWLVSVQDEAQQTRFTVERILELHEAGTPLREMAVLFRAGYMSADLEIELTNRKIPFEKWGGLKFLEAAHVKDVLAFLRILENPRDEVSWYRLLLLLPGIGDATARSAIAAMAEHAWDPKAFQRWSPPPRARAAHVTLGVLLEQLSGGDDEGRVGHDLARVRLVYDDILRERYDRVEPRLADLDQLQVIAGGYPSRGAFLSALALEPPQATQDLAGGTTNEDDALVLSTVHSAKGKEWDAVFLIWAVDGFFPMARAMNDEDELEEERRLMYVALTRARNHLAVTYPLNSYGSRRGADYSIDQMSRFLDRGVREQMEKVVPRWDDTPPPEAPLPPGTVDLRALMRQRFK comes from the coding sequence ATGTCCGACCCGCGCGTCTACTCCCGCTCCTCCGAAGTCACCCCCCCGGCGCACAACCTCGCCGCGGAGCTCAATCCCGAGCAGGCCGCCGCCGCGACCTTCGGTCCCGGCCCCCTCCTCATCATCGCCGGCGCCGGCACCGGAAAGACGAGAACCCTCGTCTACCGCGTCGCACATCTTATAGAACAGGGGGTCGCCCCCGAACGCATCCTCCTGCTCACCTTCACCCGGCGCGCGGCCCAGGAGATGATCCAGCGCGCCGAACGACTCGTCGGCAGCGCCTCGCGCCACGTGGCCGGCGGCACCTTCCACGGCACCGGCCACCGCCTCCTCCGCCGCTTCGGCGCCGCCGCCGGCATCGCGTCCGACTTCACCATCATGGACCAGGGCGACGCCGAAGACCTCATGCAGCTCTCGCGCGCCCAGCTCGGACTCGGCGACACCAAGAAGCGATTCCCCAAGAAGGAAACGCTGCACTACATCTACTCCCGCCACGTCAACACCGAGTTCGCCGTCGACGACATCCTCCGCGACGAGTATCCGCAGTTCGTCGACTATCGCGAGGACATCGCCCGCGTCTTCGCCGACTACACCGACCGCAAGGCCGGCCGCAACCTCGTCGACTACGACGACCTCCTCCTCTTCTGGCAGGCCATGCTCGAGAGCGCCCCGGCGCTCGCCGACCGCATCGCCGGCCTGTACGACCACGTCCTCGTCGACGAGTACCAGGACACCAACATCCTGCAGGCGCGCGTGCTAAAGGGGATGTGCCGGTCGCACCGGAACATCACCGTCGTGGGCGACGACGCACAGAGCATCTATTCCTTCCGCGGCGCCTCCTTCCGCAACATCCTCGACTTTCCGCGCGAGTTTCCCGGCACGACGATCGTGACGCTGGAGCAGAACTACCGCTCCACGCAGCCCATCCTCGACGTCACCAACACGCTCATCTCGCGCGCCGAGGAGCGCTTCACGAAGAACCTGTGGACCCGGCGCGAAGGCGGCGAGAAACCCTGGCTCGTCTCGGTCCAGGACGAAGCACAACAAACACGCTTCACCGTCGAGCGCATCCTCGAACTGCACGAAGCGGGGACGCCCCTCCGCGAGATGGCCGTCCTCTTCCGCGCCGGCTACATGTCGGCCGACCTGGAAATCGAGCTCACCAACCGCAAGATCCCGTTCGAGAAGTGGGGCGGGCTCAAGTTCCTCGAGGCCGCCCACGTGAAGGACGTGCTGGCCTTCCTGCGCATCCTGGAGAACCCGCGCGACGAGGTGAGCTGGTACCGCCTCCTGTTGCTCCTGCCGGGGATCGGCGACGCCACGGCGCGCAGCGCGATCGCCGCGATGGCGGAGCACGCCTGGGACCCCAAGGCCTTCCAGCGCTGGTCCCCGCCACCGCGCGCCCGCGCCGCCCACGTGACGTTAGGCGTCCTCCTGGAGCAGCTATCGGGAGGGGACGACGAGGGACGCGTGGGGCACGACCTGGCGCGCGTGCGCCTCGTCTACGACGACATCCTGCGCGAACGCTACGACCGCGTGGAGCCGCGCTTGGCCGACCTCGACCAGCTGCAAGTCATCGCCGGCGGCTATCCGTCGCGCGGGGCCTTCCTCTCCGCCCTCGCCCTCGAGCCGCCGCAAGCCACGCAGGACCTGGCCGGCGGCACCACCAACGAGGACGATGCGCTCGTCCTCAGCACCGTGCATAGCGCCAAGGGAAAGGAGTGGGACGCCGTCTTCCTCATCTGGGCGGTCGACGGCTTCTTCCCCATGGCCCGGGCGATGAACGACGAGGACGAGCTGGAGGAGGAGCGCCGCCTCATGTACGTCGCGCTCACCCGCGCCCGCAATCACCTCGCCGTGACGTATCCGCTCAACTCCTACGGGTCGCGGCGCGGCGCCGACTACTCCATCGACCAGATGTCGCGCTTCCTCGATCGCGGCGTGCGCGAGCAGATGGAGAAGGTGGTGCCGCGATGGGACGACACGCCCCCGCCCGAGGCGCCGTTGCCACCCGGCACAGTCGACCTGCGGGCGCTCATGCGGCAGCGGTTCAAGTAG
- a CDS encoding Ig-like domain-containing protein — protein MTIVIGEKVILQSSVTTTAGTGTPASTVTWASNNAAIASVSAAGEVTGVAAGTTTVVATSTVDNTKKGAAAITVRALAVQSVTVQPTALSLKVGETATAAASVNRDPGANGAVTWASNNTTVASVSATGVITANAVGTAVISATSVADPSKSGALAVTVSAQPQALNSLTVTPTTITIGPGSSQLVTTTATAATGATIAYANNAANAASGCPGVATASTNASTGSTTITAVASGACVVTITATGSGSGLATNSLQATVAINVITPQVSINSITTGLTNTPVTVNNVNGQIEINLNFQPSGLPIDSVVVRMLQPDGLRRVALQNFGGAIPAAGILSLSVNTANFVKNAAAPSVTVDLLNGPSTVSAQVYPKGATGSTATNCTNNPSDPTCASPVAIVLNNIDGWTADITKPSVSAIGTNNFTYWGGPTANATAIVYPVIYTPGRSISNAEWTVGACDLATTGALAASNGGRTQAGQSKTFGYTANGADLACTSYENNGGTRDNVVVATAIDNTNNSYALTPLIANTVVFNATPDSLRLDYRAPSVNTPSITRTLPAVTGWVNGAFSFINFGSTDNGVGLRSTRDRATTYSSVNCSGVTAADVAMATGTGADINGAVACPTNFIGGTPGLGGTAPWTVKGSESDRLANRGTSSATATFGTDYTNPDIRWGLADAAFAPALLASYGGTATDPVDTVYTDVKPSVLQADTVEFRAEYLDDRAGFYNTAQYDAGNSIAAQSHHLSTAGHLNPTGVCVVAAAGSTPGATFVTSPSCGFTPITVGVPGVRTDGWQPGQRVDIPDAEGYYGYKTWVMDAAGNTSATLFRRALVNNQSPFSTGLGVPATLTGSTFIFNATHADSAEVIAQSLEVTYPAVPTVAALRYSRQSIGTAFDDVISSPLAVTISPTHGAVYARGIEVVGAAVFPAVNVQAYAAGTAKPTTTTVWSWNVGSTLGFGAGFPAPSTSPVIPIPALNVQNGSGVQAWNTANPTIAVNHWRVITTVASTNQFGSTTPLRAQVVSPTNAPNPPFSRVDYYRLDAGGTWWNYLGSASTALGTDQGTYRSWIYALPNASFVNAWNTSAAQTAIAAGDIIVAVGVLSNGDAITTVATTMIP, from the coding sequence GTGACGATTGTCATCGGCGAGAAGGTGATTCTTCAGTCGTCGGTGACGACGACCGCTGGCACCGGCACGCCGGCGTCGACGGTCACGTGGGCTTCGAACAACGCCGCGATCGCGTCGGTGTCTGCCGCCGGTGAAGTGACCGGTGTTGCGGCCGGCACGACGACGGTTGTTGCGACCTCGACGGTCGACAACACGAAGAAGGGCGCTGCGGCCATCACGGTGCGCGCGCTGGCGGTGCAGAGCGTGACGGTCCAGCCGACGGCGCTGTCGCTGAAGGTTGGTGAGACGGCGACGGCCGCTGCTTCGGTGAACCGCGATCCGGGCGCCAACGGCGCCGTGACGTGGGCGTCGAACAACACGACGGTTGCGTCGGTCTCCGCGACCGGTGTCATCACCGCCAATGCGGTTGGTACGGCGGTCATCTCGGCGACGTCGGTTGCCGATCCGAGCAAGTCGGGCGCCCTGGCGGTGACGGTTTCCGCTCAGCCGCAGGCCCTGAACTCGCTGACGGTCACCCCGACCACGATCACCATCGGCCCCGGGTCGTCGCAGCTTGTGACGACGACGGCGACGGCGGCGACTGGCGCGACGATCGCGTATGCGAACAATGCGGCGAACGCTGCCTCGGGCTGCCCGGGTGTTGCGACCGCTTCGACCAACGCCTCGACCGGTTCGACGACGATCACCGCCGTCGCCTCGGGCGCTTGCGTTGTGACGATCACGGCGACCGGCTCGGGCTCGGGCCTCGCCACGAACTCCCTGCAGGCGACGGTGGCGATCAACGTCATCACCCCGCAGGTCTCGATCAACAGCATCACGACGGGGCTCACCAACACCCCGGTGACGGTCAACAACGTCAATGGCCAGATCGAGATCAACCTGAACTTCCAGCCGAGCGGCCTTCCGATTGACTCGGTGGTCGTTCGCATGCTGCAGCCCGACGGCCTCCGTCGCGTTGCGCTTCAGAACTTCGGTGGCGCGATCCCGGCCGCTGGCATCCTGTCGCTGTCGGTGAACACCGCCAACTTCGTCAAGAACGCCGCTGCCCCGTCCGTCACGGTCGACCTCCTCAACGGCCCGAGCACCGTCTCGGCCCAGGTCTACCCGAAGGGCGCCACTGGCTCGACGGCGACGAACTGCACGAACAACCCGTCGGACCCGACCTGCGCCTCGCCGGTCGCGATCGTCCTGAACAACATCGATGGCTGGACCGCTGACATCACGAAGCCCAGCGTCTCGGCGATCGGCACGAACAACTTCACCTACTGGGGCGGCCCGACGGCGAACGCTACGGCGATCGTCTACCCGGTCATCTACACCCCCGGCCGTTCGATCTCGAACGCCGAGTGGACGGTTGGTGCTTGCGATCTCGCCACGACCGGCGCCCTCGCCGCGTCGAACGGCGGCCGCACGCAGGCTGGCCAGAGCAAGACCTTCGGCTACACGGCCAACGGCGCTGACCTGGCTTGCACGAGCTACGAGAACAACGGCGGCACCCGCGACAACGTCGTGGTCGCCACCGCGATCGACAACACGAACAACTCGTACGCCCTCACGCCGCTGATCGCGAACACGGTCGTGTTCAACGCGACGCCTGACTCGCTGCGCCTCGACTACCGGGCGCCGTCGGTCAACACGCCGTCGATCACGCGTACGCTTCCGGCCGTCACCGGCTGGGTCAACGGCGCGTTCAGCTTCATCAACTTCGGCTCGACCGATAATGGCGTCGGCCTTCGCTCGACGCGCGATCGCGCGACCACGTACTCCTCGGTCAACTGCTCCGGCGTGACCGCGGCTGACGTGGCCATGGCGACGGGCACGGGTGCCGACATCAACGGCGCCGTTGCTTGCCCGACGAACTTCATCGGCGGCACGCCGGGTCTCGGCGGCACCGCTCCGTGGACCGTCAAGGGCTCGGAGTCGGACCGTCTGGCCAACCGTGGCACGTCGTCGGCTACCGCGACGTTCGGCACGGACTACACCAACCCCGACATCCGTTGGGGCCTTGCGGACGCGGCCTTCGCTCCGGCGCTGCTGGCGTCGTACGGCGGCACGGCGACCGATCCGGTCGACACCGTCTACACGGACGTGAAGCCGTCGGTCCTCCAGGCCGATACGGTTGAGTTCCGCGCTGAGTACCTCGACGATCGCGCTGGGTTCTACAACACGGCTCAGTACGACGCCGGCAACTCGATCGCCGCGCAGTCGCACCACCTCTCCACCGCTGGGCACCTCAACCCGACCGGCGTCTGCGTCGTCGCGGCTGCGGGCTCCACGCCTGGCGCCACGTTCGTCACGAGCCCGTCCTGCGGCTTCACGCCGATCACGGTTGGTGTCCCGGGCGTCCGTACGGACGGCTGGCAGCCTGGTCAGCGCGTCGACATTCCGGACGCGGAAGGCTACTACGGCTACAAGACGTGGGTCATGGACGCTGCCGGTAACACCTCGGCGACGCTCTTCCGCCGCGCGCTTGTGAACAACCAGTCGCCGTTCTCCACGGGCCTCGGCGTCCCGGCGACGCTGACCGGCTCGACGTTCATCTTCAACGCGACTCACGCGGACTCGGCGGAAGTCATCGCCCAGTCGCTCGAAGTCACGTACCCGGCCGTCCCGACGGTGGCTGCGCTCCGCTACTCGCGTCAGTCGATCGGAACCGCCTTCGACGACGTCATCTCGTCGCCGCTGGCTGTGACGATCTCGCCGACGCACGGCGCGGTCTACGCCCGTGGCATCGAAGTCGTCGGCGCCGCGGTCTTCCCGGCGGTCAACGTACAGGCCTATGCGGCCGGCACGGCGAAGCCGACGACGACGACCGTGTGGTCGTGGAACGTGGGCAGCACGCTGGGCTTCGGTGCCGGCTTCCCGGCTCCGTCGACCTCGCCTGTCATCCCGATCCCGGCGCTGAACGTCCAGAACGGCTCGGGCGTCCAGGCTTGGAACACGGCTAACCCGACGATCGCGGTCAACCACTGGCGCGTGATCACGACGGTTGCCTCCACGAACCAGTTCGGCTCGACGACCCCGCTCCGTGCGCAGGTTGTTTCGCCGACGAATGCTCCGAACCCGCCGTTCAGCCGCGTTGACTACTACCGTCTCGACGCGGGCGGCACCTGGTGGAACTACCTCGGGAGCGCCAGCACGGCTCTCGGGACCGACCAGGGCACGTATCGCTCGTGGATCTACGCCCTGCCGAACGCCTCGTTCGTCAATGCGTGGAACACCTCGGCGGCTCAGACGGCGATTGCCGCTGGCGACATCATCGTCGCGGTTGGCGTCCTGTCGAACGGCGATGCCATCACGACGGTTGCCACCACGATGATTCCGTAA